Proteins from a single region of Campylobacter sp. RM16704:
- a CDS encoding S41 family peptidase: protein MKTKKNLLIVASLCSLLVASFIFTNLQAKNQPQSEAEKKIEALSKLTRTMSIIEQYYVDDVNYTDLVDKSIAGLLTNLDAHSSFLDEKGYKELKEQTNGEFGGLGFTITQKDGAISVVAPIEGSPADKAGIKTDDIILRINNESTLGMTLNEAVSKMRGEPKTKVTLTIYRKGDIKPFDVNLKRDIIKVDSVYAKLIENENMLYLRVTNFDKNVVDEASKAIKNNSNVKGIILDLRTNPGGILNQAVGLVNLFIDKGIIVSQKGKIENENVEFKANPNKKITDAPLVVLVNGGSASASEIVSGALQDFKRAIIIGEKTFGKGSVQLILPMDEKGKEGLRLTIAKYYLPSGRTIQAVGVSPDIEVFPGKVSKEENHGFEIKESDLKKHLQAELNKIGHQDSKKDNKENKNIITKEQINNDIQLKTAIDVIKILNITKGE, encoded by the coding sequence TTGAAAACAAAAAAAAATCTTCTAATTGTAGCTAGTCTTTGTAGTTTATTAGTGGCATCTTTTATTTTTACCAATCTACAAGCTAAAAATCAACCCCAAAGTGAGGCAGAAAAAAAAATCGAAGCTTTGTCTAAGCTAACTAGAACAATGTCTATCATAGAACAATATTATGTTGATGATGTAAATTATACAGATTTAGTAGATAAATCCATAGCAGGATTACTTACAAATTTAGATGCGCATTCTTCGTTTTTAGATGAAAAAGGCTATAAAGAATTAAAAGAACAAACTAACGGAGAATTTGGTGGACTTGGCTTTACTATCACACAAAAAGATGGAGCAATTAGCGTTGTAGCACCTATTGAAGGAAGTCCAGCAGACAAAGCAGGAATAAAAACTGATGATATTATCTTAAGAATCAATAATGAATCAACCTTAGGGATGACTTTAAATGAGGCAGTTTCTAAAATGCGTGGAGAACCTAAAACAAAGGTTACCTTAACAATCTATAGAAAAGGTGATATTAAACCTTTTGATGTTAATTTAAAAAGAGATATAATAAAAGTGGATAGCGTTTATGCTAAGTTGATAGAAAATGAGAACATGCTTTATTTAAGAGTGACTAATTTTGACAAAAATGTAGTTGATGAAGCAAGTAAGGCAATTAAAAACAATTCTAATGTAAAAGGTATTATTTTAGATCTTAGAACAAATCCAGGTGGTATATTAAATCAAGCAGTCGGTTTGGTAAATCTTTTTATAGATAAAGGAATAATTGTTTCTCAAAAAGGAAAAATTGAAAACGAAAATGTAGAATTTAAAGCAAATCCTAATAAAAAAATTACAGACGCACCTTTAGTTGTACTTGTAAACGGTGGAAGTGCTAGTGCAAGTGAAATAGTAAGTGGTGCTTTACAAGATTTTAAACGAGCTATTATTATAGGCGAAAAAACTTTTGGTAAAGGTAGTGTTCAACTTATTTTGCCTATGGATGAAAAAGGTAAAGAAGGTTTAAGGCTTACAATAGCAAAGTATTATTTACCAAGTGGTAGAACAATACAAGCTGTAGGTGTTAGTCCTGACATAGAAGTTTTTCCAGGAAAAGTAAGTAAAGAAGAAAATCATGGTTTTGAAATCAAAGAAAGTGACCTTAAAAAACATTTACAAGCTGAACTTAACAAAATCGGACATCAAGATAGTAAAAAAGATAATAAAGAAAATAAAAATATTATCACTAAAGAACAAATTAACAATGATATACAACTTAAAACTGCAATAGATGTAATTAAAATTTTAAATATCACAAAAGGAGAGTAA
- the purC gene encoding phosphoribosylaminoimidazolesuccinocarboxamide synthase: MATKLDLLYEGKGKKMFKTDDENLLITEFKDDLTAFNAEKKGNEAGKGALNCKISTEIFHLLEKEGIKTHLVETIGEKEQLVKKCKIIPIEVVTRNVATGSLTKRLGIKEKTILPFALVEFCYKNDDLGDPIINDEHCLILNLVKSEKDLELIKNTARHINSILVKFFESKGLRLIDFKLEFGIDSEGNMILADEITPDCCRFWDSKTDEKLDKDRFRQDLGNVKMAYEEVLKRILN; encoded by the coding sequence ATGGCGACAAAATTAGATCTTTTATATGAAGGAAAAGGAAAAAAAATGTTTAAAACTGATGATGAAAATCTTCTCATCACAGAATTTAAAGACGATTTAACAGCTTTTAATGCAGAAAAAAAAGGAAATGAAGCAGGAAAAGGGGCATTAAATTGTAAAATAAGTACTGAAATTTTTCATCTTCTAGAAAAAGAAGGGATTAAAACTCATTTAGTTGAAACTATCGGAGAAAAAGAACAATTAGTAAAAAAATGCAAAATTATCCCCATTGAAGTTGTTACAAGAAATGTCGCAACTGGTTCCCTAACTAAAAGATTAGGTATTAAAGAAAAAACTATTTTACCTTTTGCATTGGTTGAGTTTTGTTACAAAAATGATGATTTAGGCGATCCTATTATTAATGATGAACATTGTTTAATATTAAATTTAGTCAAAAGCGAGAAAGATTTAGAATTAATTAAAAATACTGCAAGACATATTAATTCTATCTTAGTTAAATTCTTTGAATCTAAAGGCTTAAGACTGATTGATTTTAAATTAGAATTTGGAATTGATAGTGAAGGAAATATGATTTTGGCAGATGAAATTACTCCTGATTGTTGTAGATTTTGGGATAGTAAAACCGATGAAAAATTAGACAAGGACCGCTTTAGACAAGACCTAGGCAATGTAAAAATGGCTTATGAAGAAGTTTTGAAAAGAATTCTAAATTAG
- the purS gene encoding phosphoribosylformylglycinamidine synthase subunit PurS translates to MKVIVNITLKNGVLDPQGKAIEKALHSLDFNNISNVKTSKQISFDIACNNKEETLKQVDLMCKELLANTVIEDYEIIL, encoded by the coding sequence ATGAAAGTAATTGTAAACATCACATTAAAAAATGGAGTGTTAGATCCTCAAGGCAAAGCTATAGAAAAGGCTTTGCATTCTTTAGATTTCAATAATATTTCTAATGTTAAAACATCAAAACAAATTAGCTTTGATATAGCTTGCAACAACAAAGAAGAAACTTTAAAGCAAGTAGATTTAATGTGTAAAGAATTGCTTGCAAATACCGTGATAGAAGACTATGAGATAATACTATGA
- the purQ gene encoding phosphoribosylformylglycinamidine synthase subunit PurQ — MKVAIIRFPGTNCEFDTAYAFEKLGVKTEIIWHERQDFSADLIVLPGGFSYGDYLRCAAIAKLAPAIKTLKKHVQKGGYVLGICNGFQILLELGLLKGAMKHNNSLSFISKMQTLQVVSNNNAFLKNFQKNDIIELPIAHGEGNYFNDDDSIKMLEDKDMILLKYINNPNGSLNDIAGICDENKKIFGLMPHPERVCDEILGSNIGLKMFEGFLH; from the coding sequence ATGAAAGTAGCTATTATTCGTTTTCCAGGAACAAATTGTGAATTTGATACAGCTTATGCTTTTGAAAAACTAGGGGTAAAAACAGAAATCATTTGGCATGAAAGACAAGACTTTAGTGCAGATTTAATCGTTTTACCTGGAGGATTTTCTTATGGAGATTATCTAAGATGTGCTGCTATTGCAAAACTTGCTCCTGCTATAAAAACACTTAAAAAACATGTTCAAAAAGGTGGTTATGTTTTAGGAATATGCAATGGCTTTCAAATTCTTTTAGAGCTTGGACTTTTAAAGGGAGCTATGAAGCACAATAACAGTTTAAGTTTTATTTCTAAAATGCAAACACTACAAGTAGTATCAAACAACAACGCCTTTTTAAAAAATTTCCAAAAAAATGATATTATAGAACTCCCTATAGCTCATGGCGAAGGCAATTATTTTAACGATGATGATAGTATTAAAATGCTTGAAGATAAAGATATGATACTTTTAAAATATATTAACAATCCAAATGGCTCTTTAAATGATATAGCTGGAATTTGTGATGAAAATAAAAAAATTTTTGGACTTATGCCTCATCCTGAAAGAGTATGTGATGAAATTCTTGGATCTAACATAGGACTTAAAATGTTTGAAGGATTTTTACATTGA
- a CDS encoding lysophospholipid acyltransferase family protein, with amino-acid sequence MKIYQKFKALIFWIEFIISIIFLCIFFILIHSQEKIWKIRKLWAKLQKYVINYKIRIQGFIHPETNLFLINHQSLLDIVVLEDLCPKNISWIAKKELGEIPIFKTLIKKPKIICIDRSPKGLVKLLKEAKERLKEKRILAIFPEGTRSKTQKLLKFKIGAKILAEKLNLKVQPVVIVDSAKILDTQNFNAKSGVLKVVFLDLVDTSKENWLEQTRKKMQEILDKERLQN; translated from the coding sequence GTGAAAATTTATCAAAAATTTAAAGCTTTGATCTTTTGGATAGAATTTATTATTTCTATTATATTTTTGTGTATATTTTTCATATTAATACACTCTCAAGAAAAAATATGGAAAATTAGGAAATTATGGGCGAAATTACAAAAATATGTTATAAACTATAAAATTCGAATACAAGGTTTTATACATCCAGAGACTAATTTATTTTTAATCAATCATCAAAGTTTGTTAGATATAGTAGTTTTAGAAGATTTATGCCCAAAAAATATATCTTGGATAGCCAAAAAAGAATTAGGGGAAATTCCTATTTTTAAAACACTGATTAAAAAACCTAAAATTATTTGCATAGATAGAAGTCCTAAAGGTTTAGTAAAACTTTTAAAAGAAGCCAAAGAGAGATTAAAAGAAAAAAGAATTTTAGCTATTTTCCCAGAAGGAACAAGATCAAAAACACAGAAATTATTAAAATTCAAAATAGGAGCTAAAATTTTAGCCGAGAAATTAAATTTAAAAGTTCAACCTGTAGTAATAGTTGATTCGGCTAAAATTTTAGATACACAAAATTTTAATGCAAAAAGCGGAGTTTTAAAAGTAGTGTTTTTAGATCTTGTAGATACAAGTAAAGAAAATTGGTTAGAGCAAACTAGAAAAAAAATGCAAGAAATACTAGATAAAGAAAGGTTGCAAAATTGA
- the crcB gene encoding fluoride efflux transporter CrcB, producing MINTILAVGFGGFLGAVARMLTSNFISKNIPHNFPYGTLMVNIVGSFLIGVLFSYANSKGMHTITKSFISTGFLGAFTTFSTFSYENLLFLQGGNYFHFLLNVISNITFCLLAVWLGYLIFK from the coding sequence TTGATTAACACTATATTAGCCGTAGGTTTTGGAGGTTTTTTAGGTGCAGTTGCTAGGATGCTAACTAGTAATTTTATCAGCAAAAATATTCCTCATAATTTTCCCTATGGAACTTTAATGGTAAATATTGTAGGTTCATTTTTAATAGGTGTATTATTCTCATATGCTAATTCAAAGGGTATGCATACAATTACAAAAAGCTTTATTAGCACTGGATTTTTAGGAGCTTTCACTACCTTTTCGACTTTTTCTTATGAGAATTTACTATTTTTACAAGGCGGTAATTATTTTCATTTTTTATTAAATGTAATTTCTAATATAACATTTTGTCTTCTAGCAGTTTGGCTAGGATATTTAATTTTTAAATAA
- the htpG gene encoding molecular chaperone HtpG, which translates to MQFQTEVNQLLQLMIHSLYSNKEIFLRELISNASDALDKLSYLCVSDDAYKNLKFEPKIQINFNQDAKTLTISDNGIGMNKEDLISHLGTIAKSGTKSFLENLSGDAKKDSQLIGQFGVGFYSAFMVASKIEVLSKKALDNNAYLWTSDASGYEIEDAKKDEQGTCITLHLKDEEFLNSYRIESIVEKYSNHIQFPIFMEKEEYLPLKEGEKEPKKELKNTQINTASALWRQNKASLKADDYEKFYEQNFHDSNKPMLYIHTKAEGSIEYNSLFFIPAQAPFDLYRVDYKSGLKLYVKRVFISDDDKELLPTYLRFVRGIIDVEDLPLNVSREILQENRILKSVQEASVKKILAELKKFKEKDKENYLKFHENFGKVLKEGLYGFGENKDAIAKLLYFKNSNKEELIDLEEYKQNLAEGQNEIFYISGKNEKLLRNSPLLESYKQKNINVLLLDEEIDTIVMPMMNEFEGLKFSAINHLASEEISEEQKAEFATLLIKIKEVLKDEVEEVKLSQRLSNSPSCIVYDQNKPDFAMQQILKQMGQEQQVKPILEINPNHEILKALKENDTLTNEMAHILLNMAKLSEGMGIDNPSEFNNALNKIISKALGK; encoded by the coding sequence ATGCAATTTCAAACAGAAGTAAATCAACTTTTACAATTAATGATTCACTCTTTGTATTCTAACAAAGAAATATTTTTAAGAGAACTTATATCAAATGCAAGTGATGCACTTGACAAACTCAGTTACTTATGCGTGAGTGATGATGCATATAAAAATTTAAAATTCGAACCAAAAATTCAAATTAATTTCAATCAAGATGCAAAAACACTAACCATAAGTGATAATGGTATAGGTATGAATAAAGAAGATTTAATCAGTCATCTTGGAACCATAGCAAAAAGTGGCACAAAAAGCTTTTTAGAAAATTTAAGCGGAGATGCGAAAAAAGACTCTCAACTTATTGGACAATTTGGAGTTGGCTTTTACTCTGCTTTTATGGTGGCTTCTAAAATAGAAGTTTTAAGTAAAAAAGCCCTAGATAATAATGCTTATCTTTGGACTTCTGATGCAAGTGGTTACGAAATAGAAGATGCTAAAAAAGATGAGCAAGGCACTTGTATAACTTTACATTTAAAAGATGAAGAATTTTTAAATTCGTATCGCATAGAAAGTATAGTAGAAAAATATTCCAATCATATACAATTCCCTATTTTTATGGAAAAAGAAGAGTATTTGCCGTTAAAAGAAGGTGAAAAAGAACCTAAAAAAGAATTAAAAAATACTCAAATTAATACAGCAAGTGCTTTATGGAGACAAAACAAAGCAAGTTTAAAAGCTGATGATTATGAAAAATTTTATGAGCAAAATTTTCATGATTCAAATAAACCTATGCTTTATATCCATACAAAAGCTGAAGGTTCTATAGAATATAATTCATTGTTTTTTATACCCGCTCAAGCTCCGTTTGATTTATATAGAGTAGATTATAAAAGTGGTTTAAAACTTTATGTAAAAAGAGTTTTTATAAGCGATGATGATAAAGAATTATTACCAACATATTTAAGATTTGTGCGTGGTATTATCGATGTTGAAGATTTACCGCTTAATGTTAGTCGTGAAATTTTACAAGAAAATAGAATTTTAAAAAGTGTTCAAGAAGCAAGTGTTAAAAAAATCCTAGCTGAACTTAAAAAATTCAAAGAAAAAGATAAAGAAAATTATCTTAAATTTCATGAAAATTTTGGAAAAGTTTTAAAAGAAGGCTTGTATGGTTTTGGTGAAAACAAAGACGCTATAGCTAAGCTTTTATACTTTAAAAACTCAAATAAAGAAGAATTAATTGATCTTGAAGAATATAAACAAAACTTAGCTGAAGGTCAAAATGAAATTTTTTATATTAGTGGAAAAAATGAAAAACTTTTAAGAAACTCTCCACTTCTTGAAAGCTATAAGCAAAAAAATATCAATGTTTTATTGCTTGATGAGGAAATTGACACCATAGTTATGCCCATGATGAATGAATTTGAAGGCTTAAAATTTAGTGCTATCAACCATCTAGCCAGTGAAGAAATTAGTGAAGAGCAAAAGGCTGAATTTGCAACCTTGCTCATCAAAATTAAAGAAGTTTTGAAAGATGAAGTAGAAGAAGTAAAACTTAGCCAAAGACTTTCAAATAGTCCAAGTTGTATTGTTTATGATCAAAATAAACCTGATTTTGCTATGCAACAAATTCTTAAACAAATGGGACAAGAACAACAAGTTAAACCTATACTTGAAATCAATCCTAATCATGAAATTTTAAAAGCACTAAAAGAAAATGATACTCTTACTAATGAAATGGCACACATACTTTTAAATATGGCTAAACTTAGCGAAGGTATGGGTATAGACAATCCAAGTGAGTTTAACAATGCCTTAAATAAAATCATCTCTAAGGCTTTAGGAAAATGA
- a CDS encoding rhodanese-like domain-containing protein — MKNIVISKNILENFCIIDVRTPSEWKNGVISNAHLIALCDDNGNMNEKFIDEFKSKIDFKNQNIAFVCATGSRSKHTAMMIENTLGIECTNLDGGMTALLSQGYETTKKGD, encoded by the coding sequence ATGAAAAATATAGTTATTTCTAAAAATATTTTAGAAAATTTTTGCATAATAGATGTAAGAACTCCTAGTGAATGGAAAAATGGAGTTATCAGTAATGCTCATTTGATAGCACTTTGTGATGACAATGGAAATATGAATGAAAAATTCATCGATGAATTTAAATCTAAAATAGATTTTAAAAACCAAAATATAGCTTTTGTATGTGCTACAGGCTCAAGAAGCAAACATACTGCTATGATGATTGAAAATACGCTAGGAATAGAATGTACTAATCTAGATGGTGGTATGACAGCACTTTTATCACAAGGCTATGAAACTACAAAAAAGGGAGATTAA
- a CDS encoding rhodanese-like domain-containing protein, translating to MKKLFLYLVLCTNFVFAEVKNVNINADILKNYQIIDIRTPSEWAQTGMIKGAIGISFYNENGSLNENFIQEVKNVSSNKPIAIVCRSGARSTKASALLDQNGVEVTNLTGGMNALLSQGYETTK from the coding sequence ATGAAAAAATTATTTTTATATCTAGTACTTTGTACTAATTTTGTTTTTGCGGAAGTAAAAAATGTTAATATCAACGCTGATATTTTAAAAAATTATCAAATTATCGATATAAGAACTCCAAGTGAATGGGCTCAAACTGGCATGATAAAAGGAGCTATAGGGATTAGTTTTTACAACGAAAATGGTAGTTTAAATGAAAATTTTATACAAGAAGTAAAAAATGTTTCAAGCAATAAACCCATTGCAATAGTTTGTAGAAGTGGTGCTAGAAGTACTAAAGCTTCTGCTTTGTTAGATCAAAATGGCGTAGAAGTTACTAATCTAACAGGTGGTATGAATGCACTTTTATCACAAGGCTATGAAACTACAAAGTAA
- the mog gene encoding molybdopterin adenylyltransferase, protein MKMIKIGILVLSDRASSGIYEDKSGVEIEKILDSYIKNEKSFYYELIPDEYDLIIEKLIYLAEEVRCDLIFTTGGTGPALRDVTPEATQAVCDKMLPGFGELMRAKSLEYVPTAILSRQSAGIKGKSLIINLPGNPKAIRECIEPIFPAIPYCIDLIGGAYIENNEEVISVFRPKKK, encoded by the coding sequence ATGAAAATGATAAAAATAGGAATTTTGGTTCTTTCAGATAGAGCAAGTAGTGGAATTTATGAAGATAAATCAGGTGTGGAAATAGAAAAAATTTTAGATTCATATATAAAGAATGAAAAAAGTTTTTATTATGAGTTAATTCCTGATGAGTATGATTTGATCATAGAAAAATTAATTTATTTAGCAGAAGAAGTAAGATGTGATTTGATTTTTACTACAGGAGGTACAGGACCTGCTCTACGTGATGTAACACCAGAAGCCACCCAAGCAGTATGTGATAAAATGCTTCCTGGTTTTGGAGAATTAATGCGTGCTAAAAGCTTAGAATATGTCCCAACTGCTATACTTTCTAGACAAAGTGCAGGCATAAAGGGGAAATCTTTAATAATAAATTTACCAGGCAATCCAAAAGCTATAAGAGAGTGTATAGAGCCTATATTTCCTGCTATTCCTTATTGTATAGATTTAATAGGTGGAGCTTATATAGAAAATAACGAAGAAGTAATTTCTGTGTTTAGACCAAAGAAAAAGTAA
- a CDS encoding integral membrane ATP-dependent zinc metallopeptidase, which produces MKNKKIILASFLLLCILLIIGVIKNQPEYISKGVYDELLENNLIQKAIVDDNEVLLKSKEGKFLITKDVVDLNALWQKIPIEYTKNYNLSEIILILILLAFLVSFLLFLNKKNKDRQNLLSLEKNILEKNEHKNTVKAVVSDVKFKDVAGVDEAKVELLEIVDFLKNPQKYKNFGVKMPKGVLLVGPPGVGKTLIAKAVAGEAGVPFFYQSGASFVEIYVGMGAKRVRELFLKAKSQAPSIIFIDEIDAVGKSRGDFSNVERDNTLNQLLTQMDGFEDNSGVIVMAATNKIDLMDNALLRSGRFDRRIFISLPDFKDRMHILQNYMREKKSNVNLEKIAKVSVGFSGAALETLVNEAAINAIRRQSEFIEENDFFAVLNKVLMGKKKIFSLNDNERKIQATYQAAKALCAFYFDVKFEKITLVEDRFKEYENTIKSKSELLNKIKVFLAGSIAMELIFNENYTNAQSDFLKIKEILTFMENFGMASENLMQDQKQEVKGFLELMKNKVIKLANILLENEKLEKYDVEKVIME; this is translated from the coding sequence ATGAAAAATAAAAAGATTATTTTAGCTTCATTTTTATTACTTTGTATTTTATTGATTATAGGTGTAATTAAAAATCAGCCTGAATATATTAGCAAAGGTGTATATGATGAGCTTTTGGAAAATAATTTAATCCAAAAAGCAATAGTAGATGATAATGAAGTATTGCTTAAAAGTAAAGAAGGGAAGTTTTTAATTACTAAAGATGTAGTAGATTTAAATGCTTTATGGCAAAAAATTCCTATAGAATATACAAAAAATTATAATTTAAGTGAAATTATTTTAATATTGATTTTACTTGCTTTTCTTGTTAGTTTTCTACTTTTTTTAAACAAAAAAAATAAAGATAGACAAAATTTACTTTCTTTAGAAAAAAATATTTTAGAAAAAAACGAACATAAAAATACTGTAAAAGCAGTTGTAAGTGATGTGAAATTTAAAGATGTAGCAGGGGTAGATGAAGCTAAAGTCGAGCTTTTGGAAATTGTAGATTTTTTAAAAAATCCTCAAAAATATAAAAATTTTGGTGTTAAAATGCCAAAAGGTGTTTTGCTTGTGGGTCCTCCTGGTGTAGGTAAGACTTTGATAGCTAAGGCAGTAGCGGGTGAAGCAGGGGTGCCGTTTTTTTATCAAAGTGGGGCAAGTTTTGTTGAAATTTATGTAGGAATGGGGGCTAAAAGAGTTAGAGAGCTTTTTTTAAAAGCTAAATCACAAGCACCAAGTATAATTTTTATAGATGAAATAGATGCAGTTGGTAAAAGTAGAGGGGATTTTTCAAATGTAGAAAGAGATAACACTTTAAATCAGCTTTTAACACAAATGGATGGTTTTGAAGATAATAGTGGTGTTATAGTAATGGCAGCTACAAATAAAATCGATCTTATGGATAATGCTTTATTAAGATCGGGTCGTTTTGATAGAAGAATTTTCATATCTTTGCCAGATTTTAAAGATAGAATGCATATTTTGCAAAACTATATGAGAGAGAAAAAATCTAATGTTAATTTAGAAAAAATAGCAAAAGTAAGTGTGGGTTTTAGTGGGGCAGCTTTGGAAACTTTAGTTAATGAAGCAGCGATTAATGCTATAAGAAGACAATCTGAATTTATAGAGGAAAATGATTTTTTTGCGGTTTTAAACAAGGTTTTAATGGGTAAGAAAAAGATTTTTTCATTAAACGATAATGAGAGAAAGATTCAAGCAACTTATCAGGCAGCAAAAGCTTTATGTGCTTTTTATTTTGATGTGAAATTTGAGAAAATTACCTTGGTAGAAGATAGATTTAAAGAATACGAAAATACCATCAAATCAAAATCTGAGCTTTTAAATAAAATAAAAGTATTTTTAGCTGGTTCAATAGCTATGGAACTTATCTTTAATGAAAACTATACCAATGCACAAAGTGATTTTTTAAAAATCAAAGAAATACTAACTTTTATGGAAAATTTTGGAATGGCAAGTGAAAACTTGATGCAAGATCAAAAGCAGGAGGTAAAAGGTTTTTTAGAATTAATGAAAAACAAAGTAATAAAATTAGCTAATATACTTTTAGAAAATGAAAAATTAGAAAAATACGATGTAGAAAAAGTGATAATGGAATGA
- the mtaB gene encoding tRNA (N(6)-L-threonylcarbamoyladenosine(37)-C(2))-methylthiotransferase MtaB: MKKKIYFKTFGCRTNIYDTQLLKTYIKDHEITQNEQDADVIVINSCTVTNGADSGLRNYINSVKKNGVKVILTGCGAISKGRDFFDKKEIFGVLGASNKNKINELISQDKVFYEIGDLKFIDTKIVSNYENHTKAFVKIQEGCDFACSYCIIPSVRGKSRSVPSEEIIKQIKLLAQNGYSEVVLTGTNIGSYGLKDKTTLGKLLQEIGKINGIKRVRLGSLEPAQIDESFKEILDEPWLEKHLHIALQHTHEKMLRIMRRRSHTQNDLVLFNELSQKGFALGTDFIVAHPGESETIWQEALENFKHFNLTHIHAFIFSPRDGTHSASMNERINGDIAKERLNILKDIVAKNNYKFRKEQKKTLEILVESKKDGFYEGYDQFFNKIKIKTKQDIAKQWIYIKDYDCLEECNFIRLEDEK; encoded by the coding sequence TTGAAAAAAAAGATATATTTTAAAACTTTTGGTTGTAGAACAAATATCTATGACACACAATTGTTAAAAACATATATCAAAGATCATGAAATTACCCAAAATGAACAAGATGCTGATGTAATAGTAATAAATTCTTGTACTGTTACAAATGGTGCTGATAGTGGTCTTAGAAATTATATTAACAGCGTGAAAAAAAATGGTGTTAAAGTTATACTTACAGGTTGTGGTGCTATAAGCAAGGGTAGGGATTTTTTTGATAAAAAAGAAATTTTTGGAGTATTAGGTGCTTCTAACAAAAATAAAATAAATGAGCTAATTTCGCAAGATAAGGTATTTTATGAAATAGGGGATTTAAAATTTATTGATACAAAAATAGTAAGTAATTATGAAAATCATACTAAAGCTTTTGTGAAAATTCAAGAGGGCTGTGATTTTGCTTGTAGTTATTGCATAATCCCTAGTGTTAGGGGTAAATCAAGAAGTGTGCCAAGTGAAGAAATTATCAAGCAAATCAAACTTTTAGCACAAAATGGTTATAGTGAAGTTGTATTAACAGGGACAAATATAGGAAGCTATGGTTTAAAAGATAAAACTACTCTTGGGAAATTACTTCAAGAAATAGGTAAAATTAATGGAATTAAAAGAGTAAGACTTGGGAGTTTAGAGCCTGCTCAAATTGATGAAAGTTTTAAAGAAATTTTAGATGAGCCTTGGCTAGAGAAACATTTGCATATCGCTTTGCAACACACTCATGAAAAAATGTTACGCATTATGCGTAGAAGATCGCATACTCAAAATGATTTAGTTTTATTTAATGAGTTAAGTCAAAAAGGATTTGCTTTGGGGACTGATTTTATCGTAGCTCACCCTGGAGAGAGTGAAACAATATGGCAAGAAGCTTTAGAAAATTTTAAACACTTTAATCTAACACATATTCACGCTTTTATTTTTTCTCCGCGTGATGGAACGCATTCTGCTTCTATGAATGAGCGTATAAACGGAGATATTGCCAAAGAAAGATTAAATATTTTAAAAGATATAGTCGCGAAAAATAATTATAAGTTTAGAAAAGAGCAAAAAAAGACTTTAGAAATTTTAGTCGAGAGTAAAAAAGATGGTTTTTATGAAGGTTATGATCAATTTTTTAATAAGATCAAAATAAAAACTAAGCAAGATATTGCAAAACAATGGATATATATAAAAGACTATGATTGCTTAGAAGAGTGTAATTTTATAAGGTTAGAAGATGAAAAATAA